One Gemmatimonadota bacterium DNA window includes the following coding sequences:
- a CDS encoding efflux RND transporter permease subunit, giving the protein MTMDNGNHKETSGPIAYMAGNSVAANLLMWAIVAAGLVSLTGIDREAWPTTPFYHIEVSMAYPGATPEEIEESIVVKIEDQVSGLDDVKAVKSVAAPGIASVRVQMDSGTDMAQALNDIESAVNRIQSFPAGADRPGFREMDNRMSLMRFIVFGDVSERSLKELAYQIEDELAALPSVSQVDVSGVRKYEISIEVPLHRLRALGLTLTDIADTIRRSSLNLSAGSIDTRESQVRIRTLGQSYDQQDFEDIVLLSRRDGTVVRLGDIASVRDGFQESDLIVRHQNHPAVFVEVYRADGEQVMDVATNVREHLDNEVIPALPDGVAVTMWNDESQVYEERADLLIKNGILGLLLVLIALSLFLQIRLAVWVAVGLAVSGIGALAVMNALDVSINEISLFSFVLAIGIVVDDAIVVAEHVQYERSRGTSGVAAAIRGVRRIKVPLTFAVLTSVVAFVPLLFIPGGIGDVWRALPVIIIAMLLVSLVESLLVLPNHLSHLKGPEWVPVNPFERFFARIQGRVNELLNRFVQGPLDRALRFATDQPAITMGGAVGMLVLSISLLPAGIVPTTLAADIEGDFATVVLEMPDGTTAPRTYEVARELEAAGYRVMERLSSGRPEDAPPLLSGVTVTVGMGSRLEGGLNPAPTLNPQANIATIEFKLLSAQQRQISSGEVVQAWREEVGVLPYVRGLTFSGAVFDLGNPVEAVLSHPDPELLARIANGVVDGLREVAGVHDIRSDHTPGIPEMQLELRPEARTLGLTLEALAGQTRAAFFGADAVRVQRGREEVRVYVRLPADERSSITDIERYLVRTPGGAEVPVVSVASLNPGVSPPAIRRKDGQRVVTVSADVDAAVISGDQANSILEDSILASLTAVYPDLTYTFGGEQQQQLDSLDALYRGFAIALIMIFALLAIPLRSYTKPFIIMAVIPFGFIGVILGHWVLGVALSAVSFLGIFGLSGVVVNDSLVMIDFIDQKRREGNPVRTAIIEGAKGRFRPIMLTSLTTFLGFTPLILETAIQAQFLIPFAASLGCGILFVTVIIMMVVPALSTIHLRMMKGGQI; this is encoded by the coding sequence ATGACCATGGACAACGGCAATCATAAAGAAACTTCCGGCCCGATCGCCTACATGGCGGGCAACAGCGTGGCTGCCAATCTGTTGATGTGGGCTATCGTAGCCGCCGGGTTGGTTTCGCTGACCGGCATCGACCGGGAAGCGTGGCCCACCACGCCCTTCTACCACATTGAAGTGTCGATGGCCTATCCCGGTGCCACGCCGGAGGAGATCGAGGAGTCGATCGTCGTCAAGATCGAGGATCAGGTCAGCGGACTGGATGACGTGAAGGCGGTCAAGTCCGTGGCGGCCCCCGGTATCGCGTCTGTGCGGGTTCAAATGGATTCCGGTACGGACATGGCGCAGGCGTTGAACGATATCGAGTCCGCGGTCAATCGCATTCAGTCTTTCCCGGCCGGCGCCGATCGTCCCGGTTTCCGGGAGATGGACAACCGCATGAGCCTGATGCGGTTCATCGTCTTCGGCGACGTGTCCGAACGCTCGCTGAAGGAATTGGCATATCAGATCGAGGATGAGCTCGCTGCGCTTCCGTCCGTGTCCCAGGTCGACGTCAGCGGCGTTCGGAAATACGAAATCTCCATCGAGGTACCGCTCCATCGGCTGAGGGCCCTTGGACTGACACTCACCGACATCGCCGATACCATCCGTCGAAGTTCGTTGAACCTGTCTGCCGGCAGTATCGATACCCGGGAATCCCAGGTGCGGATCCGGACCCTCGGCCAGAGCTACGACCAGCAGGATTTCGAAGATATCGTCCTGCTCAGCCGGCGTGACGGAACGGTCGTTCGACTCGGGGACATTGCCTCGGTCCGCGACGGTTTTCAGGAATCCGACCTGATCGTCCGGCATCAGAATCATCCCGCTGTATTCGTCGAGGTATACCGGGCCGATGGCGAACAGGTAATGGACGTCGCGACGAACGTCCGGGAACATCTGGATAACGAAGTGATCCCGGCACTGCCGGACGGCGTGGCCGTCACCATGTGGAATGACGAATCCCAGGTCTATGAGGAACGCGCCGATCTCCTGATCAAGAATGGAATCCTGGGGCTGTTGCTGGTGTTGATCGCGCTCAGCCTGTTTCTCCAGATCCGGCTTGCGGTATGGGTCGCCGTCGGCCTCGCCGTTTCGGGTATCGGCGCGCTGGCCGTCATGAATGCGCTCGACGTGTCGATCAACGAAATCAGCCTTTTTTCCTTCGTACTCGCCATAGGGATCGTCGTCGACGACGCCATCGTCGTAGCCGAGCACGTTCAATACGAACGCAGCAGGGGAACGTCCGGCGTTGCAGCCGCGATCCGTGGTGTCCGACGGATAAAGGTGCCGTTGACCTTTGCGGTGCTAACTTCGGTGGTCGCTTTCGTCCCACTGCTGTTCATCCCCGGCGGCATCGGTGACGTGTGGCGGGCACTGCCGGTCATCATCATCGCCATGCTATTGGTCTCCCTGGTCGAATCACTGCTGGTATTACCCAATCACCTGTCCCATTTAAAAGGTCCTGAATGGGTGCCGGTAAATCCATTCGAACGTTTCTTCGCCCGGATCCAGGGTCGGGTGAACGAGCTGTTGAACCGGTTCGTGCAGGGTCCGTTGGACCGCGCGCTGCGATTTGCGACGGATCAGCCCGCGATCACGATGGGGGGAGCCGTGGGCATGCTCGTGCTTAGTATCTCGCTGTTGCCTGCGGGAATCGTACCTACCACGCTGGCCGCCGACATCGAGGGGGATTTCGCGACGGTCGTCCTGGAGATGCCCGATGGGACGACCGCCCCGAGGACATATGAGGTGGCACGAGAACTGGAGGCCGCGGGTTATCGGGTCATGGAACGGCTTTCGAGTGGCCGGCCCGAGGATGCGCCACCGCTGCTGAGCGGCGTGACGGTGACCGTCGGTATGGGATCGAGACTCGAGGGCGGGCTTAATCCGGCCCCCACCCTCAATCCCCAAGCCAACATCGCTACCATCGAGTTCAAACTCCTGAGTGCGCAGCAAAGGCAAATCTCATCCGGAGAGGTCGTGCAGGCATGGCGGGAAGAGGTGGGCGTGCTTCCCTACGTCCGCGGCCTCACCTTCAGTGGCGCGGTCTTTGACCTGGGCAACCCGGTCGAGGCCGTACTGTCCCATCCGGACCCGGAGCTGCTCGCCCGGATTGCGAACGGGGTGGTCGACGGTCTCCGAGAAGTGGCGGGCGTCCACGACATCCGGTCGGATCACACCCCGGGCATTCCGGAAATGCAGCTTGAACTACGGCCGGAAGCGCGTACCCTGGGTCTGACGCTGGAAGCGTTGGCCGGACAGACGCGCGCGGCGTTTTTCGGCGCGGATGCCGTCCGGGTCCAGCGCGGCCGGGAAGAGGTCCGGGTCTACGTGCGCCTGCCCGCCGATGAGCGGAGTTCCATCACCGATATAGAAAGGTACCTGGTCCGCACGCCGGGCGGGGCCGAGGTCCCGGTCGTCAGCGTGGCGTCGCTGAACCCGGGCGTTTCGCCACCGGCCATTCGACGGAAGGACGGCCAGCGTGTCGTCACGGTCTCCGCGGACGTGGACGCCGCGGTGATCTCCGGCGACCAGGCCAACAGCATCCTGGAGGATTCGATCCTTGCGTCATTGACCGCCGTGTACCCGGATCTGACCTACACGTTCGGAGGTGAACAACAACAGCAGCTCGATTCCCTGGATGCGTTGTACCGCGGGTTCGCGATCGCGCTGATCATGATTTTCGCACTGCTCGCGATCCCCTTGCGATCCTATACCAAACCGTTCATCATCATGGCGGTTATCCCCTTCGGATTCATCGGAGTGATCCTGGGCCACTGGGTCCTTGGCGTAGCCCTGAGCGCCGTGTCCTTTTTGGGTATCTTCGGCCTGAGCGGCGTGGTCGTGAACGATTCCCTCGTCATGATAGATTTCATCGATCAGAAACGCAGGGAGGGCAACCCGGTGCGGACTGCGATC
- a CDS encoding efflux RND transporter periplasmic adaptor subunit, whose translation MSRLTSFLVAGGILGVSVALAALLVSLAPQPTRTEQPPQVPFVQTGLVTAGSGPVPVFGSGTVRPSAEIDVVSQVGGRIAWVDPGFLSGGRIAAGDTLFRIEEVDYRYRVREAEASLAASQLALLREEEQASIARAQHDLYTARKGNASSDDNANPLALRDPQLKAARAALHRDEARLAEANLALSRTHITAPFDGFVQEESVDVGQIVAAGQPVASVFAADAVEVVAPLSDSDAALIPGLWSLSAGDGNRSVGARVVARFGEGSYAWTGYVDRSEPYLDRQTRTIDVIVRVPDPFRSGQPMDDTAGPGGSPPLLVGKYVEVEINGLERDDYFLVPRAALQSGNEVWIVRDGGAVHIVPVQVLQRTGDRAYVTGDLEDGQAAVTSGIRFTTEGMRVQTETGQTP comes from the coding sequence ATGTCGCGTTTAACCAGTTTTCTCGTTGCCGGCGGCATACTCGGAGTTTCCGTGGCATTGGCCGCCCTGTTGGTTTCGCTGGCCCCGCAACCGACGCGCACGGAACAGCCGCCCCAGGTACCCTTTGTTCAGACGGGCCTGGTCACCGCGGGATCCGGACCCGTTCCGGTGTTCGGTTCCGGCACGGTAAGGCCGAGTGCGGAGATCGATGTCGTTTCGCAGGTAGGCGGCAGAATCGCGTGGGTCGACCCGGGCTTCCTGAGTGGCGGCCGGATCGCGGCGGGGGATACGCTCTTCCGCATCGAGGAGGTCGACTACCGGTATCGGGTGCGGGAAGCGGAGGCCAGTCTCGCGGCCAGTCAACTGGCGTTGCTGCGGGAGGAGGAACAGGCGTCGATCGCCCGTGCACAGCACGATCTCTACACCGCGCGCAAAGGGAATGCGTCTTCGGACGACAACGCAAATCCACTCGCGTTGAGGGATCCGCAGCTGAAGGCGGCCCGGGCTGCACTGCATCGGGATGAAGCCCGACTCGCCGAGGCCAATCTCGCTCTGTCCAGAACCCACATTACCGCGCCCTTCGACGGTTTCGTCCAGGAAGAATCCGTGGATGTGGGACAGATCGTTGCCGCCGGCCAGCCGGTCGCAAGCGTTTTCGCCGCCGATGCCGTGGAAGTCGTCGCGCCGCTATCCGATTCCGATGCTGCGTTAATACCTGGGTTGTGGTCGCTTTCGGCGGGCGACGGGAACCGGAGCGTCGGTGCGCGCGTGGTCGCCCGTTTCGGTGAAGGATCCTATGCCTGGACAGGTTACGTGGACCGAAGCGAGCCCTACCTTGACCGGCAAACGCGCACCATCGACGTGATCGTACGCGTACCGGATCCGTTTCGGTCGGGGCAGCCCATGGACGACACGGCTGGTCCTGGCGGCAGTCCCCCCCTGCTGGTTGGCAAGTACGTCGAGGTGGAAATCAACGGTCTTGAGCGGGATGATTACTTCCTGGTTCCCCGAGCGGCGCTGCAATCAGGCAACGAGGTCTGGATCGTGCGCGACGGCGGCGCGGTGCATATCGTTCCGGTGCAGGTACTGCAGCGTACCGGCGATAGAGCCTATGTGACGGGTGACCTCGAAGACGGCCAGGCCGCCGTCACCAGCGGGATCCGGTTTACGACAGAAGGCATGCGCGTCCAGACGGAGACCGGCCAGACCCCATGA